A genome region from Triticum aestivum cultivar Chinese Spring chromosome 2B, IWGSC CS RefSeq v2.1, whole genome shotgun sequence includes the following:
- the LOC123045254 gene encoding U-box domain-containing protein 9 — MAKPPPAEEEAAALRRRLRRLVATITVGGAGAEAFDEAAAALAALREAQVGGSRKGARGEETRSANEAESVPAQFLCPISSKIMRDPVVVESGQTYDRRYIAEWFSAGNQMCPQTQQVLLNTTLIPNLLIRSLIAEWCTENGFALSPLENQEEDHICNSEQRTFDEIFNKITSSSNSTERKQAIKGLRLLTKRSSEFRAVLEERPDSISQMTFARFSNPGLQNDPQVVEDMVTIILNFSLHDSNKKIIGDDPEAIPFLIWALKSGDMGSRSNSAAAIFTLSALDSNKEKIGELGAIEPLIDLLEHGSIIAKKDAASAIFNLCMLHENRSIATRSGIVDVAIRAIGDQSLVEEFLAILALLSSNYDMVELMIEFGGATCMLQAMRESECKRSKENAAVVLFSICMYNRAKLKEIEADENTNGSLASLAQNGTPRARRKAAAILEMMKKTKTMHMHNRHSSC; from the exons ATGGCCAAGCCGccgccggcggaggaggaggctgCGGCGCTACGAAGACGGCTGCGGAGACTCGTGGCCACCATCACCGTCGGTGGTGCCGGCGCTGAGGCGTTCGATGAGGCGGCCGCGGCTCTCGCAGCGCTCAGGGAGGCGCAAGTCGGCGGGAGCCGAAAGGGTGCCCGCGGAGAGGAGACTCGATCCGCGAACGAGGCGGAGTCCGTGCCGGCGCAGTTCTTGTGCCCGATCTCGTCCAAGATCATGAGGGATCCCGTCGTCGTCGAGTCTGGGCAG ACCTACGATCGGCGTTACATCGCGGAGTGGTTTAGTGCAGGGAACCAGATGTGCCCGCAGACCCAGCAAGTGCTCTTAAACACGACTCTCATTCCTAACCTCCTCATTCGGAGCCTGATAGCAGAGTGGTGCACAGAGAATGGGTTTGCCCTTTCACCACTTGAGAACCAGGAGGAAGATCATATTTGCAACAGTGAGCAGAGAACATTTGATGAAATATTCAACAAGATAACTTCATCATCAAACAGTACTGAACGGAAGCAAGCAATTAAGGGTCTTCGACTCCTTACCAAGCGTAGCAGTGAATTTAGAGCTGTTTTAGAAGAGAGGCCAGATTCCATATCACAAATGACCTTTGCACGGTTTTCTAACCCAGGATTACAAAATGATCCACAAGTAGTGGAGGACATGGTGACTATAATTCTCAACTTTTCACTACATGATAGTAATAAGAAAATAATTGGAGATGACCCAGAAGCAATCCCGTTTCTCATATGGGCACTAAAATCAGGAGACATGGGGAGCCGCAGCAATTCGGCAGCTGCCATCTTCACTCTGTCCGCTCTTGACTCCAACAAGGAGAAGATTGGTGAGTTGGGGGCAATTGAACCTTTGATTGATCTTCTTGAACATGGCAGCATCATAGCAAAGAAAGATGCGGCATCAGCTATTTTCAATCTTTGTATGCTCCATGAGAACAGATCAATAGCTACAAGGAGTGGGATCGTCGATGTGGCAATCAGAGCCATCGGAGATCAGTCTCTTGTTGAGGAATTCTTGGCTATACTTGCTTTATTGTCAAGCAACTATGACATGGTAGAGCTCATGATAGAGTTTGGTGGTGCCACTTGTATGCTCCAAGCAATGAGGGAGAGTGAGTGCAAGCGCAGCAAAGAGAACGCAGCAGTAGTCCTCTTCTCAATCTGTATGTACAATAGGGCAAAGCTGAAAGAGATCGAGGCAGACGAGAATACAAATGGCTCACTGGCTTCTCTTGCACAGAATGGCACTCCAAGAGCAAGGAGGAAGGCTGCAGCCATCCtggagatgatgaagaaaacaaaaaCCATGCACATGCACAACAGGCATAGTTCTTGTTAG